A window of the Oncorhynchus masou masou isolate Uvic2021 chromosome 13, UVic_Omas_1.1, whole genome shotgun sequence genome harbors these coding sequences:
- the LOC135553325 gene encoding neuronal pentraxin-2-like, whose product MGIAAAVSLPGLDYDYGAQPKFVCTPIPADADPSCFTPGGAAHGPVHDRPSSNGHHGPAAGAPNGNGRRPIGMGMGIGISDEAKSTILHLRESLVRQKETILDQRETIRELTAKLTLCEGFGRGVGHHDDHHDDHHGNARHNSHHPSSHHSYHDTDHHGDPHYPLNNGHRSDPHHRGKDNPGSKHGAFSPEQTRKTLQTLKERLENLQARNSSSSYSSSLRDLLQRKINALEKQLNNHYGGHHDYGHHDDHHDDHHDDHHDDHPDDHHVDHHEPGHRDDHHDDHHDDQHGPGHHDDHHDDSHHNDHHDDHHDDHPDDHHDDHHDDLHDDHRENGDDHQGTDDHAHRPRPAYNSKPPPPLPLGRGHNKLETVLSHLNHRKSNPGTRKKPKSPDAFQIGFPMRTNYMYGRIKKTLLIEIFALTVCLWIKGGSGPGLGTPFSYSVPGQANELVLIEWGNNPMELLVNDNAVTLPMAMTDGKWHHLCMTWSSHDGHWEAFQDGVKRGSGENLSAWHPIKPGGVFILGQEQDTLGGRFDATQSFVGEMSDLQLWSRVLTPNEIYSQASCGGHLAGDLISWTEAVVELHGGVTKYPFDPCH is encoded by the exons ATGGGGATTG CGGCTGCTGTTAGTTTGCCGGGATTAGACTATGACTATGGAGCCCAGCCCAAGTTTGTTTGCACCCCAATTCCAGCGGACGCAGACCCCAGCTGCTTCACACCAGGCGGGGCAGCACACGGACCTGTCCACGACAGACCCAGCAGTAATGGGCATCATGGACCTGCTGCAGGGGCGCCCAATGGTAACGGCAGGAGGCCGATAggaatggggatggggataggAATATCAGACGAGGCCAAATCCACCATCCTGCACCTTCGCGAGAGCCTGGTGCGGCAAAAGGAGACCATCTTAGACCAACGGGAGACGATCAGGGAACTGACTGCCAAGCTGACCCTCTGTGAGGGCTTTGGCCGGGGGGTGGGTCATCACGATGACCATCACGACGACCACCATGGAAACGCGCGTCACAACTCCCATCACCCGAGCTCGCATCACTCCTACCATGACACTGACCACCACGGGGACCCACACTACCCACTGAACAATGGGCACCGATCAGACCCACACCACCGAGGGAAGGATAACCCTGGGAGCAAGCATGGGGCCTTCTCCCCTGAGCAGACTAGGAAAACGCTACAGACACTCAAGGAGAGGCTGGAGAACTTGCAG GCCAGGAATTCCTCCAGCTCCTATTCAAGCTCACTGAGAGACCTCCTGCAACGTAAAATCAACGCACTTGAGAAGCAGCTCAACAATCACTACGGTGGGCATCATGATTATGGTCACCATGACGACCACCACGATGACCACCATGACGACCACCACGATGACCATCCGGACGACCACCACGTCGACCACCATGAACCTGGTCACCGTGATGACCACCACGATGATCATCACGATGACCAACATGGACCGGGTCACCACGACGACCACCATGATGACT CACACCATAACGACCACCATGACGATCACCATGACGACCATCCTGATGATCATCACGACGACCACCACGATGATCTTCACGATGACCACCGTGAAAACGGTGATGACCACCAAGGCACTGACGACCATGCCCATCGTCCTCGTCCAGCCTATAACAGCAAGCCACCACCTCCATTACCTCTTGGCCGTGGACACAACAAGCTGGAAACTGTGCTGAGCCACCTTAACCACAGGAAGTCTAACCCTG GTACCCGGAAAAAGCCAAAGAGTCCGGATGCTTTCCAGATTGGCTTCCCTATGCGCACTAACTACATGTATGGAAGGATAAAAAAGACCCTACTCATTGAAATCTTCGCCCTCACTGTCTGCCTCTGGATAAAAGGGGGATCAGGGCCTGGCCTAGGCACGCCCTTCTCCTACTCTGTCCCGGGACAGGCCAACGAACTGGTTCTGATCGAATGGGGCAACAATCCCATGGAACTACTGGTTAACGACAAT GCAGTGACGTTGCCCATGGCAATGACGGATGGGAAGTGGCACCACCTGTGCATGACATGGTCGTCACACGATGGGCATTGGGAGGCCTTCCAGGATGGCGTCAAAAGGGGGTCTGGAGAGAACCTATCTGCATGGCATCCCATCAAGCCTGGTGGAGTCTTTATTCTGGGCCAGGAACAG GATACCCTAGGTGGCCGATTTGACGCCACCCAGTCCTTTGTGGGCGAGATGTCAGACCTCCAGTTGTGGTCCCGCGTTCTCACACCCAATGAAATCTATAGCCAGGCTTCCTGCGGAGGTCACCTGGCGGGTGACCTCATCTCCTGGACAGAGGCAGTGGTCGAGCTTCACGGCGGGGTCACCAAATACCCCTTTGACCCCTGCCACTAA
- the LOC135551425 gene encoding voltage-dependent calcium channel gamma-6 subunit-like has protein sequence MWSTFFLHEEDGRPVPPGVGVGPGGGLLGLTGVMGGRGAGAGAMGVKRRGKALTSRHPGDMSEVQKGKIKLAFFVAIVGVVLTVLGLGTEYWVELSPPKNFYNNQTCLAAHYGLWKGCSRTLWVADIDPERESCGPAELPGESHCNYFKFYTTGENAVIFQKTTEKSLNVAAAMMALFGLFLMVMGAICITTALSKGESFFLKPASVCFVLSGLLMLLSLTVFNQSVLSFLASDHSVPLHHELSWSVSCIGCAGVMLILGGILFLLLALPFSPWRRCFPPKNESDS, from the exons ATGTGGTCCACCTTCTTTCTGCACGAAGAGGATGGCAGGCCGGTTCCACCGGGGGTGGGCGTAGGACCAGGGGGAGGTCTACTGGGACTGACCGGTGTCATGGGTGGcagaggggctggggctggtgcTATGGGAGTTAAGCGCCGGGGAAAAGCGTTGACATCGAGACACCCAGGGGACATGAGCGAGGTCCAGAAGGGCAAGATCAAGCTGGCGTTCTTCGTGGCCATCGTGGGCGTGGTATTGACAGTCTTGGGCTTGGGCACAGAGTATTGGGTGGAGCTGTCCCCGCCCAAGAACTTCTACAACAACCAGACGTGTCTGGCGGCTCACTACGGGCTGTGGAAAGGATGCTCCCGGACTCTGTGGGTGGCGGACATAGACCCTGAGCGAGAGAGCTGTGGTCCGGCTGAACTGCCAGGAG AATCTCACTGCAACTACTTCAAGTTCTACACCACTGGAGAGAATGCCGTCATCTTCCAGAAGACAACAGAAAAGA GTCTGAATGTGGCGGCGGCCATGATGGCCCTCTTCGGTCTCTTCCTGATGGTCATGGGGGCCATATGCATCACCACAGCCCTCAGCAAAGGAGAATCGTTCTTCCTCAAGCCTGCCTCGGTTTGCTTCGTTCTGTCAG gCCTCCTGATGCTCCTATCTCTTACTGTTTTCAACCAATCGGTCCTCTCCTTCCTAGCCAGTGACCACTCGGTGCCTTTGCATCACGAGCTGTCTTGGTCAGTGTCCTGTATTGGGTGTGCAGGGGTCATGCTTATTTTGGGCGGAATCCTCTTTCTCTTGCTTGCACTGCCATTCAGCCCCTGGCGAAGGTGtttcccccccaaaaatgaaAGTGACAGCTAG